A genomic stretch from Erigeron canadensis isolate Cc75 chromosome 9, C_canadensis_v1, whole genome shotgun sequence includes:
- the LOC122582637 gene encoding succinate dehydrogenase assembly factor 1, mitochondrial gives MGASRSPKLSGIQKQVLSLYRGFLRTARSKPQENRAQIESLVSAEFRRNSEMIDRKNFLHIEYLLRRGKKQLDQLKTVDSVRLSSSHVEQSDTRNP, from the coding sequence ATGGGAGCATCAAGGTCTCCGAAGTTATCTGGTATTCAAAAGCAAGTTCTTTCGTTGTACAGAGGATTCCTTAGAACAGCACGCTCTAAACCCCAAGAAAACCGGGCTCAAATTGAATCGCTTGTATCAGCTGAGTTTCGTAGAAATTCAGAAATGATTGATCGCAAGAATTTTCTACATATTGAGTACCTGCTTCGCCGTGGTAAGAAGCAACTTGATCAACTGAAAACTGTTGATTCTGTTAGGTTATCTTCTTCACATGTAGAACAATCTGATACTAGAAACCCTTAG
- the LOC122582659 gene encoding uncharacterized protein LOC122582659, with product MVLTTTCCLSSRPLSSPPTTAQPPVSTRSPKREVSWRNQCAVGMACVIICLQMEGLTGNNHDLAIAIEPKGVIESKVKQRRWSGKRMCPSWQLNSLETIVPEDLPRPSSKRRWEGVGDHLRVAPPVKGSTTAITAASSDCFSM from the exons ATGGTGTTGACTACCACATGCTGTCTCAGCTCCCGGCCACTTTCATCCCCTCCCACCACCGCTCAACCACCGGTTTCCACCAG ATCACCAAAGAGGGAAGTTTCATGGAGGAATCAGTGTGCAGTTGGGATGGCATGTGTGATAATTTGTCTACAAATGGAAGGGCTAACGGGAAATAATCATGACTTAGCGATTGCCATTGAGCCAAAAGGCGTTATAGAGTCGAAGGTCAAGCAAAGGAGATGGAGTGGCAAGAGAATGTGTCCATCATGGCAATTGAACTCGTTGGAAACGATCGTGCCCGAAGACCTCCCACGACCATCATCCAAACGGAGATGGGAGGGAGTTGGCGATCATCTAAGAGTTGCTCCACCAGTTAAAGGTTCCACCACTGCCATCACTGCCGCTAGTAGTGATTGTTTCTCTATGTAG